In Piliocolobus tephrosceles isolate RC106 chromosome 10, ASM277652v3, whole genome shotgun sequence, a single window of DNA contains:
- the LOC111552094 gene encoding taste receptor type 2 member 31-like, whose translation MQEPTPDTIPGFKKFLFVCSDMITFLPIIFSILVVVTFVIGNFANGFIALVNCIEWVKRQTISFADQILTALAVSRVGLLWAFLLNWISNVLNLAFYSIDVRTTAYNLWAVTSHFSNWLATSLSIFYVLKIANFSNLIFLHLKRRVKSVILVMLLGPLLFLACHLFVLNINQIVRTKEYKGNMTCKIKLRSAMYLSDATVTMLVNLVPFTLTLISFLLLVSSLFKHLKKMQLHGKGSQDPSTKVHIKALQTVISFLLLCAIYFVFLIIAAFSFESLDNKPVFMFCEAVTFSYPSTHPFILIWGNKKLKQTFLSVLRQVRYWVKGQKPSSP comes from the coding sequence ATGCAGGAACCAACTCCGGACACAATACcaggatttaaaaaatttctttttgtctgtTCAGACATGATAACTTTTCTACCCATCATTTTTTCCATTCTAGTAGTGGTTACATTTGTTATTGGAAATTTTGCTAATGGCTTCATAGCATTGGTAAATTGCATTGAGTGGGTCAAGAGACAAACGATCTCGTTTGCTGACCAAATTCTCACTGCTCTGGCAGTCTCCAGAGTTGGTTTGCTCTGGGCATTTTTATTAAATTGGATTTCAAATGTGTTGAATCTAGCTTTTTATAGTATAGACGTAAGAACTACTGCTTATAACCTCTGGGCAGTAACCAGCCATTTCAGCAACTGGCTTGCTACTAGCCTCAGCATATTTTATGTGCTCAAGATTGCCAATTTCTCCAaccttatttttcttcacttaaagAGGAGAGTTAAGAGTGTCATTCTGGTGATGCTGTTGGGGCCTTTGCTATTTTTGGCTTGTCATCTTTTTGTCCTAAACATAAATCAGATTGTACGGACAAAAGAATATAAAGGAAACATGACTTGTAAGATCAAATTGAGGAGTGCAATGTACCTTTCAGATGCGACTGTAACCATGCTAGTAAACTTAGTACCCTTCACTCTGACCCTAATATCTTTTCTGCTGTTAGTTTCTTCTCTGTTTAAACATCTGAAGAAGATGCAGCTTCATGGCAAAGGATCTCAGGATCCCAGCACCAAGGTCCACATAAAAGCTTTGCAAACTGTGATCTCTTTCCTCTTGCTATGTGCCATTTACTTTGTGTTCCTAATCATAGCAGCTTTTAGTTTTGAGAGTCTGGATAACAAACCTGTCTTCATGTTCTGTGAAGCTGTTACATTCAGCTATCCTTCAACCCACCCATTCATACTGATTTGGGGAAACAAGAAGCTAAAGCAgacttttctttcagttttgcgGCAAGTGAGGTACTGGGTGAAAGGACAGAAGCCTTCATCTCCGTAG